In one Mucilaginibacter ginsenosidivorax genomic region, the following are encoded:
- a CDS encoding WecB/TagA/CpsF family glycosyltransferase, giving the protein MDIYNIFTSKIPQTIEDFDPRKKKLITFLNPHSYTLAFKNAALFEGFDWIAPDGILLVFVLNLLKAATFKIKRFSCDMTSVVPYVFDMAIKNNLGVFFLGTDADSIKDTVSVFKSNFPDLEISGFHDGYFASDIKRKETIASVLAINPDIVFIGMGTILQESMALELRVAGYTGAIYTCGGFLHQTKREINFYPQFINKLNLRFFYRMYKEQGFFGRSVKTYPQFCYLILCKIFNRPEKKEGDTTVNKHFRFYAARKKIKVVSRNSEIQLDDRICANS; this is encoded by the coding sequence ATGGATATCTATAATATTTTTACATCTAAAATACCCCAGACAATAGAAGACTTTGATCCAAGAAAAAAGAAGCTGATAACTTTTTTAAATCCTCATTCCTATACGTTGGCTTTTAAAAATGCAGCGTTATTTGAGGGTTTTGACTGGATAGCGCCAGATGGAATTTTACTGGTATTTGTACTGAATTTATTAAAAGCTGCTACTTTTAAAATAAAACGTTTTTCGTGCGACATGACCTCGGTAGTGCCGTATGTATTCGATATGGCAATAAAAAATAATTTGGGGGTGTTTTTTCTTGGAACAGACGCAGATAGTATTAAAGATACAGTAAGTGTATTCAAAAGCAATTTTCCGGACCTGGAAATTTCAGGTTTTCATGATGGTTACTTCGCTTCAGATATAAAACGCAAGGAGACCATTGCATCTGTGTTAGCTATAAACCCTGATATAGTATTTATAGGCATGGGCACTATTCTGCAAGAAAGCATGGCTTTGGAATTAAGAGTTGCAGGTTATACAGGTGCTATTTATACCTGCGGCGGATTTTTGCACCAAACAAAACGCGAGATTAATTTTTATCCGCAATTTATCAATAAATTAAACCTCCGTTTCTTTTACCGGATGTATAAAGAGCAGGGATTTTTCGGACGGTCGGTAAAAACATACCCTCAATTTTGCTATCTGATTTTGTGCAAAATATTTAATCGCCCCGAAAAAAAAGAAGGTGATACTACAGTAAATAAACATTTTAGATTTTACGCAGCGCGAAAAAAAATTAAAGTTGTTAGCAGAAATAGCGAAATTCAATTGGATGACAGGATATGCGCCAATTCTTAA
- a CDS encoding O-antigen ligase family protein, with amino-acid sequence MLLKILIFFAIIAVYLAWYITLLLQKKDTSHLFFSFIVTCIPFQMSFPLYTPPYVSTDGIGSFTGKIFLMLPLIASAVLLVIQKNKNVFYLYKNERWVLWIALLIAISFVNPFNVARWGTIAFAIVMFSYIFYFRLIYNSLNPVQIMNGIFASFLFLCILNFCLAILYPLLGVSFVTTIFQAGGDMWATRNGTRAGAIGIFVTPANLGLFSVIASGFFFSAYLNGFKKKLSLVALVMVSITIILTYSRTSYITLVVILFTLYYIFKNADKPLLSLKSFFLGILPVALSLYWLVFLSPFSATFLKTDADDMYQARLDHWTMGLDIFHRSPIIGVGINSHLEFVNRSPEMSKVIHNEFLTSNPIHNTHLIILCETGIIGFALWLIFIITTFAKAKANMAKNVNTIFSLTEIALLMTYIIYGFTDWAPVSHSTFPIFLLFTFFFGKYSLAESRPL; translated from the coding sequence ATGCTTTTAAAAATCCTGATTTTTTTTGCCATCATAGCAGTCTACCTGGCTTGGTATATAACATTACTCCTCCAAAAAAAAGACACATCGCACCTGTTTTTTAGCTTTATAGTTACCTGCATACCCTTCCAAATGTCGTTTCCACTATATACCCCTCCGTATGTATCTACAGATGGTATAGGATCGTTCACCGGGAAAATATTTTTGATGTTGCCATTAATCGCTTCAGCTGTTTTGCTGGTAATTCAAAAAAACAAAAATGTATTTTATCTATACAAAAACGAACGTTGGGTGCTATGGATAGCGCTGCTTATAGCTATTTCGTTTGTTAACCCGTTTAATGTGGCCAGGTGGGGCACTATTGCTTTTGCTATTGTCATGTTTTCGTACATATTTTATTTCAGGTTAATTTATAACAGCCTAAACCCGGTACAAATTATGAACGGGATTTTTGCAAGTTTTTTGTTTTTATGTATCCTTAATTTTTGCCTGGCAATTTTATATCCGCTACTGGGTGTCAGTTTTGTAACTACCATTTTTCAGGCGGGGGGCGATATGTGGGCCACCAGGAACGGTACCCGTGCAGGCGCTATAGGTATTTTTGTAACCCCTGCTAACCTTGGCCTGTTCTCGGTTATTGCCTCGGGATTTTTCTTTTCGGCATATTTAAACGGATTTAAAAAGAAGCTGAGTTTAGTGGCACTTGTTATGGTTAGCATAACTATCATACTCACCTACTCCCGTACCTCCTACATAACCTTGGTTGTTATCCTGTTTACACTATATTATATCTTTAAGAATGCCGATAAACCTTTGCTATCGTTAAAAAGCTTTTTTTTAGGTATACTGCCTGTTGCATTATCGCTTTATTGGCTGGTATTTCTTTCGCCTTTTAGCGCAACGTTTCTTAAAACAGATGCCGACGATATGTACCAGGCCCGGCTTGATCACTGGACCATGGGATTGGATATTTTTCACCGGTCGCCAATTATTGGTGTTGGCATTAACAGCCACCTTGAATTTGTGAACCGGTCGCCCGAAATGAGCAAGGTAATCCATAACGAATTTCTGACATCAAACCCCATTCACAATACACATCTTATTATTCTTTGCGAAACAGGTATCATTGGGTTTGCGCTATGGCTAATTTTCATTATTACAACCTTTGCAAAGGCAAAAGCCAATATGGCTAAAAATGTAAATACCATATTCTCGCTGACGGAAATTGCCTTACTGATGACTTATATTATTTATGGTTTTACAGATTGGGCCCCTGTATCACATTCTACATTTCCAATTTTCCTTCTTTTTACATTTTTCTTCGGTAAATACAGCTTAGCGGAATCGCGGCCATTATAA
- a CDS encoding glycosyl hydrolase family 28-related protein, whose product MKKTILILALFFFAACKKDNIILAPQPETPSTIQTVTTSLATAATPAGACNVKDQGAKGDGITDDTKAIRNALLYARAHGMANIYLPDGSYMIGETGNGGGIIKLVDGVGMIGNGPATCHIKLTGSRYNPNSIFYQDYAGTPSIANITIQGIDFNGNLALQKFDAAYQFCHALSINNGKNIEVKNCKFQSFRGDGLLFGDCFETKLNLHLVSNVSVHDSEFFNIYREGTMFCAVNGAFFYNNNVHGDGYLVGGVDIERHSVNETVLNVSVYNNIFNFADGYGPVERGGLKVRYRRAVTMGFFYSGYTNGVADSLSGHHKIYNNKIYQGQIDCWGMLNISISGNCFTNTYENITGTQFLTAPAINIADPSNTKGLIKVSVDNNVIKSAMGNGIMFNNYTQTQANTNVISGTPADAIAILNTSGYFYGNNITDAGSVLKPAAGILVSGNSSGLEITTNQTANTTAGKLRTMDYVVKIVSANNGKVAPKITNNKGHNMLTGIVSVYWLQATLAQLLNNIAS is encoded by the coding sequence ATGAAAAAAACTATTTTAATTCTGGCACTATTTTTTTTCGCTGCATGTAAAAAGGACAATATCATTTTAGCCCCACAACCGGAAACTCCTTCTACAATCCAAACAGTTACTACATCATTAGCTACCGCAGCAACCCCGGCAGGCGCCTGCAATGTTAAAGACCAAGGGGCAAAAGGCGATGGTATTACCGACGATACTAAAGCAATCAGGAATGCTTTGTTATATGCCAGGGCACATGGGATGGCTAATATTTATTTGCCGGATGGCAGTTATATGATTGGCGAAACAGGAAACGGCGGCGGAATTATTAAACTGGTTGATGGTGTTGGTATGATAGGTAACGGGCCGGCAACCTGTCACATCAAATTAACGGGCAGCCGTTACAACCCTAACTCTATTTTTTACCAGGACTACGCCGGCACACCATCGATAGCAAATATTACCATACAGGGTATAGATTTTAACGGCAACCTGGCGCTTCAAAAATTTGACGCTGCTTATCAATTTTGCCATGCGCTAAGCATTAATAATGGAAAAAACATTGAAGTAAAGAACTGTAAATTTCAAAGCTTCAGGGGCGACGGACTTCTTTTTGGAGATTGTTTCGAAACAAAACTGAACCTCCATTTGGTGTCAAATGTAAGCGTGCACGATTCGGAATTTTTCAATATCTACCGCGAAGGCACCATGTTTTGTGCCGTAAACGGTGCATTCTTTTACAATAACAATGTACACGGCGACGGCTACCTGGTTGGTGGCGTTGATATTGAAAGGCACAGCGTAAATGAAACTGTACTAAACGTATCTGTTTATAACAACATCTTTAACTTTGCCGATGGGTATGGACCGGTTGAACGCGGAGGGTTAAAGGTGCGTTATCGCCGCGCGGTTACTATGGGTTTCTTTTATTCCGGCTATACAAACGGTGTTGCCGATTCATTAAGCGGCCATCATAAAATTTACAATAACAAAATTTACCAGGGACAAATTGATTGCTGGGGAATGCTTAACATAAGTATATCAGGCAATTGCTTTACCAACACATATGAAAACATTACCGGCACGCAATTTTTAACAGCCCCTGCTATAAACATTGCCGATCCATCAAACACAAAAGGGCTTATTAAGGTTTCTGTTGATAACAACGTTATTAAATCGGCAATGGGCAATGGTATAATGTTTAATAATTATACGCAAACACAGGCCAATACCAATGTAATTAGCGGCACTCCTGCCGATGCCATAGCTATTTTGAATACCAGCGGATATTTTTACGGCAATAACATTACCGATGCAGGCTCGGTACTTAAACCGGCAGCGGGTATCCTGGTTAGCGGAAATTCATCGGGCCTGGAAATTACCACCAACCAGACTGCTAACACAACGGCGGGCAAATTACGTACAATGGATTATGTAGTAAAAATTGTAAGCGCTAACAACGGCAAGGTTGCCCCCAAAATAACAAACAACAAGGGGCATAATATGCTTACCGGTATCGTATCTGTATACTGGCTCCAGGCAACACTTGCGCAATTGCTTAATAACATTGCCAGTTAA
- a CDS encoding glycosyl hydrolase family 28-related protein: MKKLLVLVASLCLVACKKENTPLNSSQSASFSNSLTINSSISAASSVSVNVKDHGAKGDGATDDTEAIKSALLFAKANGISNIYFPNGTYMVGQTGNGGGIIQLVDGVGMTGDGPSTCHIKLTGGRKNPNPLFYQYYVGTPSISNVVIQGIDFNGNLASQTFDASYQFCTALSINNGKNIEVKNCKFQSFRGDGLLFGDVFEPSLNARIVTGVKVHDCEFYNIYREATMFCCVNGASFYNNNVHGDGYLVGGVDIERHSINEAVLNVTVYDNTFNFGDGYGPVERGGPKVRYRRAVTMGFFYDGYKNGIVDSLSGHHKIYNNKIYQGQIDCWNIVNVSLSGNTFNNTYENIAGVSYLTAPAINVSDNAEATGLINVNADNNVIHSEIGSGITFKNYTKVTANGNTITDTPLDGISILGTSGTFYGNKITDVGTLTAPASGILINGNASGLYIASNTAGNTTAGTNRTTDYVIKIGSANNGAVAPKIVNNKGKNTLKGIVSEYYYQLNYVQASNNTAL; the protein is encoded by the coding sequence ATGAAGAAACTTTTAGTTTTAGTTGCATCTTTATGTTTAGTCGCGTGCAAAAAGGAAAATACCCCTTTAAATTCGTCTCAATCTGCTTCATTTAGCAATTCCCTAACAATTAATTCATCCATTTCCGCCGCATCTTCGGTATCTGTAAACGTTAAAGATCACGGAGCCAAAGGCGATGGTGCCACGGATGATACAGAAGCAATTAAAAGCGCTCTTTTGTTTGCAAAAGCCAATGGAATTTCAAATATTTATTTCCCCAACGGCACCTATATGGTAGGCCAAACGGGTAACGGCGGTGGAATAATACAGCTGGTTGACGGCGTTGGCATGACTGGTGATGGGCCTTCAACCTGTCACATTAAATTAACCGGCGGCCGAAAAAATCCAAACCCTTTATTTTATCAATACTATGTCGGCACGCCGTCTATCAGTAACGTGGTGATACAAGGTATAGATTTTAACGGCAACCTGGCCAGCCAAACTTTTGATGCCAGTTACCAGTTTTGTACAGCCTTAAGTATTAATAACGGCAAAAATATTGAAGTAAAAAACTGCAAATTCCAAAGCTTTCGCGGGGATGGCCTGCTTTTTGGCGATGTTTTTGAGCCAAGCCTTAACGCAAGGATAGTTACTGGTGTAAAAGTGCATGACTGTGAATTTTATAACATATACCGCGAAGCAACTATGTTTTGCTGCGTAAACGGTGCATCATTTTACAATAACAATGTTCATGGCGATGGCTATCTGGTTGGCGGGGTAGACATTGAGCGGCATAGTATTAATGAAGCAGTATTAAACGTAACTGTTTACGACAATACCTTTAACTTTGGCGATGGCTACGGCCCCGTTGAGCGTGGTGGCCCCAAGGTAAGATACCGCAGGGCCGTAACAATGGGATTCTTTTACGATGGTTATAAAAACGGTATAGTGGACTCATTAAGTGGTCATCATAAAATTTACAACAACAAAATTTACCAGGGGCAAATTGATTGCTGGAACATTGTCAATGTAAGTTTATCCGGTAATACCTTCAACAATACTTACGAAAATATTGCGGGCGTTAGCTATTTAACAGCCCCCGCCATCAACGTGTCTGATAATGCAGAAGCAACAGGTTTAATTAATGTAAACGCCGATAATAATGTAATCCACTCGGAGATTGGTAGCGGAATTACTTTTAAAAACTACACTAAGGTTACCGCAAATGGCAATACTATAACGGATACGCCCCTGGACGGCATAAGTATTTTGGGCACCAGCGGCACCTTTTATGGCAACAAAATAACAGATGTAGGTACGTTAACCGCTCCGGCTTCGGGTATCCTGATCAACGGCAATGCATCAGGTTTATACATTGCATCAAACACTGCGGGCAATACTACAGCCGGCACCAATCGTACAACCGACTATGTAATAAAAATAGGAAGTGCGAATAATGGCGCCGTAGCTCCTAAAATTGTTAACAATAAAGGGAAGAATACTTTAAAAGGCATAGTTTCTGAATATTACTATCAGTTAAACTACGTTCAGGCTTCAAACAATACTGCGTTATAA
- a CDS encoding glycosyltransferase family 4 protein, which translates to MALEILSTTSDLNEYGGAQKVLLDLHNGIKHKYNCKILGFIEFEKLHPKYGIRQAEYVKFANPFYLNNKILLVHARNIMALIMVIKRMFFLNTRIVYIAHNVYNTHKHFSFFPCDIVSISKKVTHNLLNYFNLKNRKITLIYNGVKDQGDANPVVTFKKQQTIRILYSARVIDVKRQLLIVNQLKGKLHPDIQIVFAGKGPDYDQLVEKCSDATNFKALGFVEHVDELVKQVDFLMLFSTQEGLPISLIEGIMHGKPLLVNDVGGNLEIGVPNFNGIELTDDWNELADKINSIVDLSVENYQLMSQNSRKHYEAMFTYNVMIDNYIKLIDSL; encoded by the coding sequence ATGGCTCTTGAAATATTATCAACTACCTCCGATCTTAACGAATATGGCGGAGCGCAAAAAGTACTGTTGGATTTACACAACGGCATTAAACATAAGTATAATTGCAAAATACTGGGATTTATTGAATTCGAAAAACTACATCCAAAATACGGCATCAGGCAAGCCGAATATGTAAAATTTGCCAACCCGTTTTACCTCAATAATAAAATACTGCTGGTGCATGCCCGCAATATTATGGCTTTGATCATGGTTATTAAACGGATGTTTTTTTTAAATACAAGGATAGTTTACATAGCACATAATGTATACAATACGCACAAACACTTTTCATTTTTCCCTTGTGATATTGTGTCTATTTCAAAAAAAGTAACCCACAACCTGCTTAACTACTTTAACCTTAAAAACAGGAAAATAACCTTAATATATAATGGAGTAAAGGACCAGGGAGACGCTAATCCGGTTGTTACATTTAAAAAACAACAAACCATCAGAATCCTATATTCGGCCAGGGTTATTGATGTTAAGCGTCAATTATTAATTGTCAATCAGTTAAAAGGGAAACTTCACCCTGATATTCAAATTGTTTTTGCCGGTAAAGGACCAGATTACGACCAGTTAGTTGAAAAATGTAGCGATGCAACAAACTTTAAAGCCTTAGGTTTTGTTGAGCACGTGGATGAGCTGGTAAAACAGGTAGATTTTTTAATGCTTTTTTCCACACAGGAGGGGTTGCCTATATCGCTTATTGAAGGAATTATGCATGGCAAGCCGCTGTTGGTTAATGATGTAGGCGGAAATTTAGAAATTGGGGTCCCCAATTTTAACGGTATCGAACTAACAGACGATTGGAATGAACTGGCCGATAAAATTAACAGTATAGTAGATTTATCGGTTGAAAATTACCAACTGATGAGCCAGAACAGCCGCAAGCATTATGAAGCCATGTTTACCTACAACGTAATGATTGACAATTATATAAAGCTCATTGATTCTTTATAA
- a CDS encoding oligosaccharide flippase family protein yields the protein MKITYNTITNKISGLFQSSLFKNSSWGIISQMSQTLFLSLFFVILARKYPTGIFAKYIVANAIYQLVTAFSTMGLSQWFIREFMHTDDKETLISKFIKMQIYFGIGFYIINVGLAFLIYGDKFTRVLIILMGVNVIFDNLINGIKSLNIANFEQKKTFIILTIESVLKFVAGCLLFIYPFSIITLSVILIGIRFLTLNLFLTIGSSNLVTVKTLWRCKVTYHDMKALVIMNWAFVIIGGVSIINWRMSNIIISKVLTAFDVANYEISFKIFSIAQILPVVISTSVFPLLVKHYSKPDKVDFFVFYKKMHVYYLLFGWLAFTFIYSFSDKLIPIAFGNTYLSNAEYTKQMFLTILVFPTALLQANVLIAMKMEKQDMLFNIIALVVNLSMCLFGVLYIKSLSIVNYSIFASFLVFHISQDILLLGRKMVSLKSVFAFYIMTAVFIGCYMLLSKVVNPYLLFVFAWVITLIITFMGKKLQALVLRPNAIA from the coding sequence ATGAAGATTACTTATAATACAATTACCAATAAAATTTCAGGGTTATTTCAAAGTTCTCTCTTTAAAAACAGCAGCTGGGGTATTATATCCCAGATGTCGCAAACGTTGTTCCTTAGCCTGTTTTTTGTAATCCTTGCGCGAAAATATCCAACAGGCATTTTTGCAAAATATATTGTGGCCAACGCCATTTATCAGTTAGTTACGGCCTTTTCAACCATGGGCTTAAGCCAATGGTTTATCAGGGAATTTATGCATACTGATGATAAAGAAACGCTGATAAGCAAGTTTATCAAAATGCAGATATATTTTGGCATCGGCTTTTATATCATCAATGTGGGCCTTGCTTTTTTGATTTATGGCGATAAGTTTACCCGGGTACTAATTATATTGATGGGTGTTAATGTTATTTTTGATAACCTTATTAATGGTATTAAATCCTTAAATATTGCCAATTTTGAACAAAAGAAAACTTTTATCATCCTTACTATCGAATCGGTACTAAAGTTTGTTGCCGGGTGCCTTTTATTTATTTACCCGTTTTCTATCATCACATTATCTGTTATTTTAATAGGTATCCGGTTTTTAACTCTCAACCTTTTCCTTACAATTGGTTCATCAAACCTGGTTACGGTTAAAACACTTTGGCGCTGTAAGGTTACGTACCATGATATGAAGGCCCTGGTTATCATGAACTGGGCTTTTGTCATCATCGGCGGGGTATCTATCATCAACTGGCGAATGTCGAATATTATCATATCAAAAGTTTTAACTGCGTTTGATGTTGCCAATTACGAAATATCGTTTAAAATATTTTCAATAGCACAAATACTACCTGTAGTTATATCAACCTCGGTTTTTCCTTTGCTTGTAAAACATTATTCGAAACCCGATAAAGTCGATTTTTTTGTTTTTTATAAAAAAATGCATGTGTACTATTTATTATTTGGCTGGCTGGCGTTTACGTTTATATATTCCTTCTCAGATAAACTGATTCCCATTGCTTTTGGCAATACTTATTTAAGCAATGCCGAATACACCAAACAGATGTTTCTAACGATCCTTGTTTTTCCAACAGCTTTGCTGCAGGCCAACGTTTTAATTGCCATGAAAATGGAAAAGCAAGATATGCTGTTTAATATTATAGCATTGGTGGTAAACTTGTCTATGTGCCTTTTTGGTGTGTTGTATATCAAATCATTAAGCATAGTAAACTACTCCATATTTGCCTCGTTCCTGGTATTTCACATTTCGCAGGATATTTTGCTGCTGGGACGAAAAATGGTGTCTTTAAAATCAGTCTTTGCGTTTTATATCATGACTGCTGTTTTTATTGGATGCTATATGCTATTGAGCAAAGTAGTAAATCCCTACCTGCTTTTTGTGTTTGCCTGGGTAATTACACTGATAATAACTTTTATGGGTAAAAAACTACAAGCGTTGGTTTTAAGGCCCAACGCCATTGCTTAA
- a CDS encoding acyltransferase family protein has translation MDPFNAQFIRNEKRWPWIDYDKGISIILVAYGHCYETLKDHGLALEQYPFFNYIGVFLYGFRMPLFFIISGLLIVKSLNKKGLPAYISNRSNNILHPLFVWGIIQVTLQIIMNRFTHNGYTAIDYLNLIINPRRTGIFWYLNALYCIGVIYAFLHVKLKVTGLVQLCLGAVLYVLFPLMYHIKAGLFTDIFEYYIFFALGDLLSGLMLNDKKMQAYTSWKFFVPLVVAFLAIQYYSTPFNLQASDFGIRYVEVNKPYLFFAQAIIGCALSINCSFFLQKLQAFKFLRIVGYHSLYIYCIQIIVMTVTRTLCMGILHITYVPALIFIIWTAGIVLPIFFYNLCLRYGFWWLFSYRKPEREIAYVKTADIFGFAKRKKIAETI, from the coding sequence ATGGATCCATTTAATGCCCAATTTATACGCAATGAAAAACGATGGCCCTGGATAGATTATGACAAAGGAATCAGCATTATACTGGTTGCTTACGGCCACTGCTATGAAACGCTGAAAGATCACGGGCTGGCATTAGAGCAATATCCTTTTTTTAATTATATAGGCGTTTTTTTGTACGGCTTCCGCATGCCCTTGTTCTTTATTATATCCGGGCTGCTCATTGTAAAAAGCTTAAACAAAAAAGGGTTGCCGGCTTACATTAGCAACAGGAGCAATAATATACTGCACCCCTTGTTTGTTTGGGGTATAATACAGGTTACGCTGCAAATTATCATGAACCGCTTTACCCACAACGGATACACTGCAATTGATTATTTAAACCTGATTATCAATCCAAGGCGAACGGGAATTTTCTGGTACCTGAATGCATTGTATTGCATTGGTGTAATTTATGCTTTTTTACACGTTAAGCTAAAGGTTACCGGTTTGGTGCAGCTTTGTTTAGGTGCGGTGTTGTACGTGCTGTTCCCGCTGATGTATCATATTAAAGCTGGCCTGTTTACAGACATTTTTGAGTATTATATCTTTTTTGCGCTTGGCGATTTACTGTCGGGATTAATGTTGAATGATAAAAAAATGCAGGCTTACACTTCATGGAAATTTTTTGTACCCTTGGTTGTTGCTTTTTTGGCAATTCAATATTACAGCACCCCCTTTAATTTACAGGCATCTGATTTTGGAATCAGGTATGTGGAAGTTAACAAACCATACCTGTTTTTTGCCCAGGCAATAATTGGCTGTGCACTGTCAATCAATTGCTCTTTCTTTTTACAAAAACTACAGGCATTTAAATTCCTGCGTATTGTGGGTTATCATTCGCTATATATTTATTGTATACAAATAATTGTAATGACGGTAACACGTACCCTATGTATGGGTATTTTACATATTACCTATGTGCCCGCACTGATATTCATTATCTGGACTGCCGGAATTGTATTACCTATTTTCTTTTATAATTTATGCCTCCGATACGGTTTTTGGTGGCTGTTTAGCTATAGAAAACCCGAAAGGGAAATAGCATATGTTAAAACTGCCGACATCTTCGGCTTTGCAAAACGTAAAAAGATAGCAGAAACAATCTGA
- a CDS encoding zinc-binding alcohol dehydrogenase family protein encodes MQVIVCEEPGRLAFKEQEKPEIKEGYAQIRIRRIGICGTDLHAFEGTQPYFSYPRVLGHELSGELVDTGGAQGFQKGDVVTFIPYFNCGVCIACRSGKPNCCAKINVCGVHVDGGMTEYLNVPTYSLVHGEGLSYDELALVEPLAIGAHGVRRADVKPGEYVLVMGAGPIGLGIMEFARIAGAKVIAMDINARRLEFCRDRLKVEYVINVATEDVLEQLAAITNGDMPTVVIDATGSLKAINNGFQYMAHGARYVLVGLQKGDISISHPEFHKREATLMSSRNATREDFEHVIASMKKGLVQPANYITHRVQFAQVKDNFESWLDPANGVIKAMIEV; translated from the coding sequence ATGCAAGTAATAGTTTGTGAGGAACCAGGGCGTTTAGCTTTTAAAGAACAGGAAAAACCAGAAATTAAAGAAGGCTATGCGCAGATCAGGATCAGGAGAATAGGAATTTGCGGAACTGATCTGCATGCCTTTGAGGGAACCCAACCATACTTTAGTTACCCACGCGTCCTCGGCCATGAACTGTCGGGAGAATTAGTTGACACCGGCGGCGCGCAGGGTTTTCAAAAAGGCGACGTTGTAACATTCATCCCCTACTTTAATTGCGGCGTATGTATTGCCTGCAGATCGGGAAAGCCTAATTGCTGTGCTAAAATTAATGTTTGCGGAGTTCATGTAGACGGGGGAATGACCGAATACCTGAATGTACCAACGTATTCGCTGGTACATGGTGAGGGTTTAAGTTATGACGAACTGGCATTGGTAGAGCCATTGGCCATAGGAGCCCATGGAGTAAGGCGGGCAGATGTTAAGCCTGGCGAATATGTATTGGTGATGGGAGCCGGCCCGATAGGCCTGGGAATAATGGAGTTTGCCCGCATTGCAGGCGCAAAGGTCATCGCCATGGATATAAACGCCAGGAGGCTTGAATTTTGCAGGGACAGGTTAAAGGTAGAATATGTTATCAATGTAGCTACTGAAGATGTACTGGAACAACTGGCCGCAATAACAAATGGAGATATGCCTACCGTAGTGATAGATGCCACCGGTAGTTTAAAGGCAATTAACAACGGATTTCAATACATGGCGCACGGAGCCCGATATGTACTGGTTGGTTTGCAAAAAGGAGATATTAGTATAAGCCACCCGGAATTTCACAAGCGTGAAGCCACTTTGATGAGCAGCCGCAACGCTACACGGGAAGATTTTGAGCATGTTATTGCATCCATGAAAAAGGGCTTGGTACAACCCGCAAATTATATTACGCATCGGGTACAGTTTGCTCAGGTGAAAGATAACTTTGAAAGTTGGCTTGATCCGGCAAATGGCGTAATTAAAGCGATGATAGAGGTTTAA
- a CDS encoding L-rhamnose mutarotase has protein sequence MKRYCLALDLKDDPQLIAEYEYWHRTENAWPEIRTSILDAEITDMQIYRTGNRLFMIMETSDHYEAEKKEAMDALNSKVQEWEQLMWKFQQPLPWAKEGEKWVIMEQIFQL, from the coding sequence ATGAAAAGATATTGTTTAGCCCTTGACCTCAAGGATGACCCGCAACTGATAGCCGAATATGAATATTGGCACAGGACAGAAAATGCCTGGCCGGAAATACGAACCAGTATACTTGATGCCGAGATTACAGATATGCAAATCTATCGTACCGGAAACCGGTTGTTTATGATTATGGAAACCAGCGATCATTATGAGGCTGAAAAAAAAGAAGCGATGGATGCGCTTAACTCCAAAGTACAGGAATGGGAACAACTCATGTGGAAATTTCAGCAGCCCTTACCCTGGGCCAAAGAAGGAGAGAAATGGGTAATAATGGAACAGATTTTTCAGCTTTAA